From Anopheles arabiensis isolate DONGOLA chromosome 3, AaraD3, whole genome shotgun sequence, a single genomic window includes:
- the LOC120901652 gene encoding uncharacterized protein LOC120901652, with protein sequence MEHDIVRKYSDDRVKISGWAERIQQYPYDCCLWNRVGGGAAYRTFGYTTKHFIPRTTAQAMSDTVWGHFQEQQQQQHQLACIRAKKTIPPEVKRCPYITSYQRDYFDRFPAFRKLMMINALQSRKC encoded by the exons ATGGAGCATGACATTGTACGCAAGTATTCCGACGATCGAGTCAAAATTTCCGGATGGGCCGAACGCATCCAGCAGTACCCGTACGACTGCTGCCTGTGGAACAGGGTGGGA GGAGGAGCGGCTTATCGTACCTTCGGCTACACCACCAAACACTTCATCCCGCGAACCACTGCGCAGGCAATGAGCGATACCGTCTGGGGTCACTttcaggagcagcagcagcagcagcatcagctggCATGCATACGTGCGAAGAAGACGATCCCGCCCGAGGTCAAACGGTGTCCATACATTACCAGCTATCAGCGTGACTATTTCGATCGATTTCCTGCCTTCCGGAAG TTGATGATGATAAATGCGCTCCAAAGTAGAAAGTGTTGA